The Candidatus Neomarinimicrobiota bacterium nucleotide sequence TTGTTCCAATATGAGACGGTACCATTCCCGCGGTATTCTTCAATGAAGGTGGCCTGAGTGTTTTCCGCCACATCCACTACGAGTCTTGGGTGATTCATAATGGGCTCTGAAAGTTTTGTGGTGATATAGAGCAATCTCACGGCGGAGGAACTGTCAAATTCTTCAGAAAAGTGAATATGAAGACCACTGTTCATCATGGCAGTATTCAGTATAGCAAAGGGGTTCGCGCCTGCATCGTAGCCGTTGGTCACAAGTTTGGCATCCTTATTGTAACTGTCCAGTAGTGTATTGAGGGTGAGGCCCGGCGGGATGGTTGAGAGGTCAGGCTGGTAGTGGCCATTCACAAATAGAAGTGTAGGGAGAGAAAGACTGTCTTTCCCCTCATCACCGCGTTCAGGTAAGTCAGCCTCTGTGGAGAGGCGAAAAGCGTTTTTCTCCACCATCGTAGTATTGGTGAAGCGATAAACTTCCCAGCTCTGCCTCGGAAAACCGATTTCTTTAAAATGGTTAAATGCTCCTTTTCTCAGTTCCTGAAGAGAGTGAGGTTCATGATCAGCGGGGGAAAGGGTTGAAAACTGTTTTTCCAGGTGTTTCATGTTTTAGGCGACCACGGTTTCTTCCAGCCAGCCGTAACCTTTTTCTTCCAGTTCGTGAGCCAGGTTCTTACCACCGGAGCGGATAATACGGCCGTCCATGAGAACGTGAATCTTGTCCGGATCCATGTATTGCAAAATTCTTTGGTAGTGAGTGATAACAACTACAGCCCGGTCCTCGCGCCGGAACTTGTTTACGCCGTCAGCCACTATCCTTATAGCATCAATGTCCAGTCCCGAATCGGTCTCGTCTAGAACAGCTAGGGTGGGGTCCAGGACGAGCATCTGAAGGATTTCGTTCCGCTTTTTTTCACCGCCGGAAAAACCGTCATTCACAGCACGCTTCAGATAGCTTTCATCCATCTTCACCTGTGCCAGTTTCTCCTTAATAAAGCTCAGGAAATCGACAGCATCCATCTCAGGTTCACCCCGGTGCTTCCGGATAGCATTTACCGCCGCCTTCATGAAATAAGCGAGATTGACGCCAGGGATCACTGCGGGATACTGGTATGACATGAAAACACCTTCCAGGGCCCTTTCTTCAACATCCATCTCTAGCAGATTATTTCCGTTGTAGAGAATTTCACCATCTAAAACTTCATAGATTTTTTGACCGGCGATAACGTGGGCCAGCGTGCTCTTTCCGGAGCCGTTAGGTCCCATGATGGCGTGGAGTTCGCCGGTGTTTACTACCAGGTCGATACCTTTCAAGATAGGTTTATCCTCTACAGCGACGTGGAGGTTCTTTATCTCGAGCATAAAATATTTTCCAAAATTTTCTTTCAGTTAAATCATTTTCATCAGGGGAACGGGATGATCGATGGTTAGCCGACGCTGCCCTCCAAACTCACTTCCAACAGCTTCTGTGCTTCCACCGCAAACTCCATGGGGAGCTCTCTGAACACTTCCTTGCAAAAACCATTTACGATCATAGAGACAGCATTTTCTGTGGAGATGCCACGCTGGTTGCAGTAGTAGATCTGATCTTCTCCGATAGCGGAAGTGGATGCTTCGTGCTCCATCTGTGCTGAAGGATTCCGTACATCAATATAAGGAAATGTGTGGGCACCGCACTTGTCGCCGATAAGAAGTGAGTCACACTGGGAGTAGTTCCGGGCGTTATCGGCACCCTTCATGATCTTCACGGCGCCGCGGTAGGTATTCTGCCCCTTCCCGGCGGAGATACCTTTGGTGATAATTGTACTCTTAGTATTCTTCCCAATGTGGGTCATCTTTGTTCCGGTGTCGGCCTGCTGAAAGTTGTTGGTGAGGGCCACCGAGTAGAATTCGCCGACCGTTTTATCCCCTTTGAGAATCACGCTGGGATATTTCCAGGTGATGGCCGAACCAGTCTCCACCTGCGTCCAAGAGATCTTGGAGTTGTCCTCACGGCAGATGCCCCGTTTGGTGACGAAGTTGTAGATGCCGCCTTTGCCCGTTTTTGGATCACCGGGATACCAGTTCTGAACGGTGGCGTATTTAATTGTAGCATCCTTGTGGGCGATCAGTTCCACCACGGCTGCGTGAAGCTGGTTCTCATCGCGCATGGGTGCGGTGCACCCCTCAAGGTAACTCACATAGCTGCCCTCATCGGCGATGATAAGGGTCCGTTCGAACTGGCCTGTGTTGGCTGCGTTGATACGGAAGTAAGTGGATAGCTCCATGGGACACCTAACGCCCTTAGGGACGTAGACAAAACTGCCGTCGCTGAAAACAGCTGAGTTGAGTGTGGCGAAGAAATTATCGGTATAGGGCACCACCGAGCCGAGATACTTTTTGACCAAGTTAGGATGTTCATGGACCGCTTCGGAGAATGGGCAGAAAATCACCCCCGCTTTTTCCAGTTCCTTCTTGAAAGTGGTTGCTACGGAGACCGAATCAAAGACCGCATCTACAGCTACACCGGTAAGCATCTTCTGTTCTTCAAGAGGAATGCCCAACTTTTTGTAGGTTTCCAGCAGCTCCGGGTCCACCTCGTCCAGGCTTTTCGGGCCGTCTTCTTGTGATTTTGGCGCCGCGTAGTAGCTGATGGCCTGGTAATCAATTTCATTATACTTAACCATGGACCAGTCCGGCTCTTCCATCTTGAGCCACTGCCTATACGCTTTCAGCCGCCACTTAAGCAGCCAGTCCGGTTCATTTTTCTTCAGTGAGATTGTTTTAACTGTCTCTTCATCGAGACCGGGGGGAATAGTTTCCTGATCGATATCAGTGACGAAGCCGTACTCATACTCTTGCGAGAGCCGGCTCTCGATAGTCTGCATCTCTTCGCTCAATACTTTCTCAACTGATCCGTTTTTTGTCATCACTTTACCTTTTTGCTGGAGTGAAATTACTGGCTATTCCTCTCTCCAGTCAAGAAAAATCCGACTAAAATAGTCTTATTTATTCCGGTATTCAAGTAGTAAAGGTCTTTTTTAAGGGAGAATCGATCCTTTTATAGGAGAGAGATACGTTTTTCCCCGCCGGAGGGACAGAAGATGCCGATCTTGCAGGCGGCGTAGGGTGATTTGGAATTGAATTCTGAGATGAAAGATGAGGCGTTCTCTTCAGGCATGGCAATAAGCAGTCCGCCAGACGTTTGTGCGTCGGCGGCCATGAGTTGCTCATGTTCCTGCAAACTTTCTCTAAACTCAATTTGTTGAGACGCATGGTCGAGGTTTCTCTCCGTCCCCTTGGGGACCACACCTTTTTCGGCAAGAGCCGCCGTGCCGTCTATGAACGGAAGCTGGTCAAATTTGACTTTAGCCGACACATCACTGACTTCACAGATCTCCAGAAGGTGACCGAGGAGACCAAATCCTGTCACATCGGTGGCGGCAGAGGCCCCGTATTTGAGCATCAGTTCAGCAGCCAAGGAGTTGAGAGTGGTCATGAGAGCTGTGGCTTCCTGTATCAAACTCTCCGCAGCTTCACCGTGTTTGATAGCTGTAGTGATAATGCCCGTCCCTAACGGTTTCGTCAGGACAATTGCATCACCGGGCTTGGCGCTGTTGTTCCTGACAATTTTGTTAGCAGAAGCTTCTCCTGTCACCACAAGCCCGTACTTCGGTTCTTTGTCATCAATGCTGTGGCCTCCGAGAATGGAGATGCCCGCCTCTTTTGCTTTGGATGCGCCCCCTTTAAGAATTTCCCCCAACACTTCCATGGGAAGGTCATCTATTGGAAAAGCGACAATGTTCAGAGCAAAAAGCGGTGTGGCGCCCATGGCGTAGATATCGGAGAGGGAATTGGCGGCGGCAATCTGACCAAAAGAAAAGGGGTCATCGACGATGGGGGTGAAGAAATCCAGGGTTTGGACTAGGGCTCTATCTCCATCAATGCGCACCACTGCCGCGTCGTCAGACCCGGAAAAGTCGACCACGACATTTTTGTCTTCAACAGGAGGCAGCTGGCTCAGAACCTGAGCCAGGTCTTTTGGACTGAGCTTACAGGCTCAGCCTGCGCCGTGTGAAAACTGGGTAAGTCGTTTGGTCATTGTCTCTGCCATAGGTGAGGAATTTAGCCGGGTGATGGCAGAGAGAGGAGAGGAAAATGTTATTGGCTAGCAACAAAACTCAACAGCATTTTGGATAATTACACGTATAGTAGCTTAGCTGTTTTTTCCTGACTCAAGGAGGCTTTGTTTTGTTCGTTCAAATTTTTGGTGTTGGAAATCAAGGATATTAAATCGGGTTTTTTCGAATAGGTCAAAAAAGAATGCTCTTTCATAGCGAACCCTGTGCAGCGGACCAACTGAATGTCTGTCAAGGTATCCCTCAGGATTCTCTTCAATCTGAGGAACATCCTCTTCAATGAACGCTGTAACGTACATAACCCCTTTTTTACCAAGTGCTTTATGCAATTGCTCAAGATAGAACTCAACGTCATCAGATAGCATGTGTGAGAATACTGAGTTGAGGAATGCAACATCAAAACTGTCAGCTTTTAAGGATAAAGCTTGTCGGGACTTTGATGACGGATTATAACGTGCATTGTGAGCAGCAACATGAAGAAAAGTAAAGTTTGGATGAAACCGGTTTATTCAGCGGTTGCACCATTTGATAGCTTTAACATTTGTATCAATGCCACAATAATTTCCGAAATCAGGAAATTTCAGGATAAGCCCATTAGCAAAACGTCCCTGGCCGCACCCAAAGTCCAGGATGCGCGTATCTTTATTTAAAGTACAATAATTGCGAAGGGAGTCAACTTGTTTAACAGCTGAGTTGACATATGCTTGGTCATCAGAAAGTTTCTCATTAAAACGCTTTGAAGGGAGGTAGATGTTTTCGAATCAGCGGGCCTGCCCGAGTCGTACTTGTTTAAACACTTTATATAAACTCATTTTCTGTCAATCAACTACTTACTTTAATGCACTTAATTCTTTAAAGTGCACAAAACAAGTGGGTTATACGTTGTCTTATCGGAAATCATAACTGAACAAGCCGGTCACAAATCTGTGATGCCCTTTTACGGATAGCATCAAAATTCCGATCCTGCATCAGTTGTGGGTCAAAGAGGGGTCTCACAAAACCGGCACCGGCGGCGCCTGCCTCCAGCACTTCTAGCATATTGTCAAGGTTTACACCAGAGGTAGGGAAAATTTTCAGGTGGGGCTGGGGCCCAAGAATATATCTTATATATTCCGCCACATTTGTGGGTGCGGGGAAAAGTTTCACAAAGTCAGCGCCAGCTTCATGGGCATTTTGCATTTCGGTAGGTGTCCGTGTACCGGGGATGGAGACCACATCCAGTTCCTCGGCTTTGTTGATTACCTCCGTGTCAAAGATGGGAGAGACCACAAACTGGGCCCCGGCGTCCACTGCTTCCTTGGCCATTTGGGGTGTCATGACCGTTCCGGCGCCTACCAGCAGGGTGTTATCTACGGCCCGGAATTGAGTGATGAGTTCCAAGGCCCCCGGTGTGTTGAGGGTGAACTCAATGACCCTGAAGCCCCCTTCCACTGCAGCCGCCATGGCCCGCTCAGCCACGGACTGATCATCGGTCCTCACAATGGCGCTGATCTTTCTTGCCAGCAAGCCGTCCCGTATTTCTTTTCGGCTACTCATCTTGAAAGGGTAAATGAATCGAGAATATTCTGCTGCAGGGAGTCAACTTTCTCATTCTGTGTTCTGAATTCCAGTGCCAGAAAATTGCTGTCAAGTTCAATAACGTAGGAGACTGTCCGCATATAAAAAGGACCATCGTAATGGTTGTAGATATATTGCTTCCCGGTTTGGCCTGCCAATTTGATTTTTCCAGCAGCTTCATGGTCCGCCCAGAGGCCCCGTTCGTCGGCCTCTCCCTTTGTGGTGTAGTTTATGGCCATGGCAGGGAAGCCGTTGTGTCTAAAAAGAATATCTCTGCTTGTCTCGCTGTTCTCTAAGGTGTATGCAACGGGGTATTGAAGTGTATACCCCACACGTTCATTCTTATAGGTGACCCATCGGACACTGGCCATGGAGAGCGACGGAGGGGGTTTGTTCTCACAACCGGAAGTCAGGATGAAAAGAGGCAGAACAAAAAAAAGATGTTTTGGAAGACGCTTCATGTTCTTAAGAACCTGTGAGGAATTTTCAGGTTCCTGAACTTTCTCATCTATTCCGAAAGCCTGTTGTACTTTTTCAGGATGGTTCGTAGGCGGTCGTGAGGCAGTGCATAAACCGTGTTGCCGTTTACGCCTACCATATCCTCAGCAGCCACCAAAGCATTGATAATAGCTTCTTCCGTGGCCTGGACGGTGGCCTTAAAAAGAGGATTCATTTTCCCATTCGGCACCATGTTAACCGACACAGTGCCTTCGGCATAGGCCGCTCCGGGATTAGCTGTAGAGAAAGTAATGAAAATATCGCCGGAGCCGTTGTGTGCCACGGTCCCGACCCGGGCGATGCCGAGGGGAATACGGCGAGCCAACCGCTTGCACTGATGGGCAACAAGGGGCGCATCCGTTGCAACAATAACAATGATGGATCCATCGCCGTCCTGCGAGTCCCGGTTTCTCACCCGCTGAAGGTCTGTGATCTCTTTTCCCACAGGTACGCCCGATACCATCAGGTCTTCACGGGCGCCGTAATTTGCCTGAACAAGTGCGCCAAGGGTATAGGTTTCTCCAGCTACCTCAATGATGCGTGATGAGGTGCCGATTCCTCCTTTGAAAGAGTGACAGATCATGCCGGTACCGCCGCCCACACCCCCTTCTTCCACCGATCCGGTGGAAGCCCGGCTGAGGGCCTGGTGCGCGTGTTCTTCCTTTACATGAAAACCGTTGATATCATTCAGGAAACCGTCATATGTCTCTGCCACAACAGGGAGGGACCACCAGTAGCCGCTGGCATCTGCACCGCCCTTATTGACTCGCCATGAAATAACAGCATCTCTTACAATACCTACACTGTGTGTGTTTGTGATCATGACTGGGCCTTCCAAAAAACCCGACTCTTCAACCCAGGTTGTCCCTGTCATTTCGCCATTACCGTTCAGGGAATACCATCCGGCAAAAACAGGGTCTGAATAACTTTTATCACCCCTTGGCAAAACAGCTGTAACACCAGTCCGGACAGGACCTTTCCCTACTTTCAGCTTGCCGTTGCCTTTGATGATTGTTGAATGACCTACCTTTACGCCCTCTACATCTGTAATGGCGTTCATCTTTCCCGGTTTGCCATCAAAAGGGACGCCGAGATCTCTGGCACGGGGTTTATCATTCGCGGATAATACTTGCAAAATAATAGATAGTACAATGGCCATTGTACCCAGTTTCAGATACTTCATTCTAAGTTTCACTCCAAATGGATTTGCTCAAGTTTATTACATCATTAACGGTGAAAATCTCAACATCTCTCAGATAATCGAGATGGATCGATTTGAAATCGAATTGAATATTTACCTGTTTCAAAAATGACGCAAGGTCAGGGGGGATGTGGGCTGTTTTAAGTGCGATTGCCAGTGTGGGAAAATCAGCGGTGGTCTTGTTTAGGGAATGCAAAGTCAAGTTTTCTGACTCAATCTTTTTCCGAAATTCTTGAAGGTCAGCCAGCAACAGTTTGTCCGAAAATTCCCAGGGAGCTGTATCGTCTTTGATCGATTCCAGGAATCGGTAACCTATCTCAAACGCTTTCAGGAAGTGTTGGCCATAGGTCCTTCCGGACAGAGCGTCTGTAAGAAAGCCGGCCAATCGCTGTTCCTGTTCCCTGACAAACTTTGACCAGATCCTGAAATAGGGCCGGAACAGGAAATAACCGAAAGGTGTTCGGAAAGAGTTTTCTTTATTAAAGAATCCTTTCACATCATAGGAAAGCCGCCTCACCTGGTGGCGGATAGGCTCCGGGAAAAGATGGATCTGCTGCGATGCCGCATCACCGCGCTCATCCTTAAGAAAATCTTCAGGTATTTCCAGCTCCCGGGCATGGACGGAAAAAGATTTATCCAGCCCGTGAACTGTTACTGAAATGAAGGCACCTAGGTCGCTCATCTTGATCAGATTGTGGAGCGCTTGGTCGAACTCCGGAAGTGTACTGATTGAGGGGAGTTCGGGGCTGTCGATCAATTCCGGGAAGAGTGTGAGCTGGCCGGTGGTGTCAAAGTGGGACATAATCACTCGAGTTTAAGATTCACTGTTGCAAGATGCAAGATGACCTCATTAACTGAATAATAACCCCTTTGCCATTGTGATACCATTTCTGACATGCTAAATTTTGATGAATAATGAGCTAAGTAACAGTTCTGATTAAGGACACCCCAAAATAGATACGCCGATTAAAAGTACCGGCTCAACATGGCAAAAAAAAATGTAGAAAAAATTGAAAGTGTTGTCATTCGTTTCGCCGGTGATTCCGGAGACGGGATGCAGCTCATGGGTGACCGTTTTACTAATACAGCTGCTCTTGCGGGGAATGATCTGGGAACCTTTCCTGATTTCCCAGCCGAGATTCGAGCTCCCGCGGGGTCTTTGGCCGGAATAAGTGCCTTTCAGCTCCAATTCAGTAGTAAAGATATTTTTACTCCCGGAGATCACCTTGATGTGCTGGTGGCCATGAATCCTGCTGCCCTGAAAATGCACATCAAGGATTTGAAAACGGGCGGCATTCTCATTGCCAACAAATCCAAATTCACAGCCAAGAATCTCAAGATGGCAGGCTGGGAATCTAACCCGTTGGAAGATGATTCACTGATGGATTACATGCTATACGATATCGAGATCAGCCGTCTTTTGGCAAACGCCACAGAAGATATGGATATAACCAGCAAGACTATTGAGCGGGCCAAAAACTTTTTCGGACTGGGGCTCCTTTACTGGATGTACGGTCGTCCCATAGAACCGACTATGGAGTGGCTGAAGAAGAAATTCAAGAAACGCCCGGAATTGATTGAAGTGAACACAAGAGCACTGAAAACTGGTTACAATTTCGGCGACATTACTGAGTCTTTTGCCACCCAATATGAGGTTGGCCCGGCGCCGTTTGAATCCGGCACTTATCGAAACATTGTAGGTAACTACGCCACCGGGTTGGGACTTCTGGCGGCGGCTCAGTCATCTGATCTTCCGCTCTTTTTCGGTGGTTATCCCATCACGCCTGCCAGTGACATTTTGCACCAGCTATCCCATTACAGAAATTATGGCGTAAAGACATTCCAAGCAGAGGATGAAATTGCAGGCGTCGGTGCAGCAATTGGGGCTTCGTTTACTGGGAATCTTTCTGTAACCGCATCCTCCGGACCCGGGATATGCTTGAAGGGAGAAGCCATCGGACTGGCTGTCATATCTGAGTTGCCATTGGTAATCCTGAACATTCAGAGAGCCGGACCCAGTACCGGGATGCCTACAAAAACTGAACAGGCTGACTTTTTCCTTTCTATGTATGGGAGGAACGGCGAATCCCCAGTCCCCATATTGACTCCTGCCACCCCTGGTGACTGTTTCTTTATAGCTTACGAAGCATGCCGTATTGCACTTAAGTATATGACACCTGTTTTCGTGTTATCCGATGCATTTCTTGCTAACGGATCAGAGCCGTGGATAATCCCACAGCTCTCTGCTCTACCAAAGATTGAAGTCAGTTTTGCAGAAGCGGGGATCGGCCAGTACCAGCCGTATGAACGAGATGAAAAGTCTCTGGCTCGTCAGTGGGCCGTACCGGGCACAGTGGGCCTCGAACACCGCATAGGCGGTCTGGAGAGAGAGCACATAACCGGTAATGTGAGTTATGATCCGGACAACCACGACCTCATGGTGAAACTCCGGGCCCAGAAAGTTGCCGGCATAACCCGGGAGATTCCCCCTACGGAAATCTACGGCGATTCCACTGGGAATCTCTTAGTCCTGGGATGGGGTAGCACTTTCGGCGCCATCCGTACAGCTGTTATGTCGCTTAGGGATGATGGTAAGTCCGTCTCTCAGGCTCACCTGAAATGGCTGAACCCTTTGCCCGCCGACCTGGGTGAAATCCTGTTGAAATTCCAGAAAGTATTGATCCCTGAAGTGAACTCGGGTCAGCTTATTAAACTGATCCGGTCGGAATTTCTTATTGATGCCGAAGGGCTCAATATTGTTAGCGGCGAGCCGTACCGCAAATCTCAGATCATCGAAAAAGTGGAAGAAATCTTGTAAGGATGAAAAATGACTGATACATCTGCAGCGACCCCTCTTACCAAAAAAGATTTTGTTTCAGACCAGGATGTTAGGTGGTGCCCCGGTTGCGGTGACTATTCCATCCTGGCCCAAACCCAGAAGACCATGCCTGACCTGGGTGTGCCAAAGGAAAAGTTCGTGTTCGTGGCCGGCATCGGCTGTTCAAGCCGCTTCCCTTATTATATGAATGCGTTCGGTTTTCACACCATCCATGGCAGAGCGCCGGCTATCGCCACCGGTATTAAAATTGCCAATCCGGATCTCTCAGTCTGGGTCATTACAGGAGACGGCGATGCACTCTCTATTGGTGGGAATCATCTGATCCATGTTTTGAGAAGGAATGTTGACATAAATATTGTCATGTTTAACAATCAAATCTATGGTCTCACAAAAGGACAGTATTCACCCACGTCAGAGATTGGCAAAAAAACAAAATCATCTCCCTTCGGTTCTCTTGACCGGCCTTTTAATCCGCCGTCGGTTGCTCTCGGTGCTCAATCAACATTTGTAGCACGGACTATAGATTCACATACGCAACATCTTCAAGAAATGTTGAAAAGAGTTCACGAGCACAAGGGGACATCATTTCTTGAAGTGTACCAGAATTGCCACATTTTCAATGATGGTGCCTTCGCGCATGTCACGGATAGAGAGGTTAAGGATGACAATG carries:
- a CDS encoding bifunctional 4-hydroxy-2-oxoglutarate aldolase/2-dehydro-3-deoxy-phosphogluconate aldolase translates to MSSRKEIRDGLLARKISAIVRTDDQSVAERAMAAAVEGGFRVIEFTLNTPGALELITQFRAVDNTLLVGAGTVMTPQMAKEAVDAGAQFVVSPIFDTEVINKAEELDVVSIPGTRTPTEMQNAHEAGADFVKLFPAPTNVAEYIRYILGPQPHLKIFPTSGVNLDNMLEVLEAGAAGAGFVRPLFDPQLMQDRNFDAIRKRASQICDRLVQL
- the sufB gene encoding Fe-S cluster assembly protein SufB; translation: MSEEMQTIESRLSQEYEYGFVTDIDQETIPPGLDEETVKTISLKKNEPDWLLKWRLKAYRQWLKMEEPDWSMVKYNEIDYQAISYYAAPKSQEDGPKSLDEVDPELLETYKKLGIPLEEQKMLTGVAVDAVFDSVSVATTFKKELEKAGVIFCPFSEAVHEHPNLVKKYLGSVVPYTDNFFATLNSAVFSDGSFVYVPKGVRCPMELSTYFRINAANTGQFERTLIIADEGSYVSYLEGCTAPMRDENQLHAAVVELIAHKDATIKYATVQNWYPGDPKTGKGGIYNFVTKRGICREDNSKISWTQVETGSAITWKYPSVILKGDKTVGEFYSVALTNNFQQADTGTKMTHIGKNTKSTIITKGISAGKGQNTYRGAVKIMKGADNARNYSQCDSLLIGDKCGAHTFPYIDVRNPSAQMEHEASTSAIGEDQIYYCNQRGISTENAVSMIVNGFCKEVFRELPMEFAVEAQKLLEVSLEGSVG
- a CDS encoding 2-oxoacid:acceptor oxidoreductase subunit alpha, which gives rise to MAKKNVEKIESVVIRFAGDSGDGMQLMGDRFTNTAALAGNDLGTFPDFPAEIRAPAGSLAGISAFQLQFSSKDIFTPGDHLDVLVAMNPAALKMHIKDLKTGGILIANKSKFTAKNLKMAGWESNPLEDDSLMDYMLYDIEISRLLANATEDMDITSKTIERAKNFFGLGLLYWMYGRPIEPTMEWLKKKFKKRPELIEVNTRALKTGYNFGDITESFATQYEVGPAPFESGTYRNIVGNYATGLGLLAAAQSSDLPLFFGGYPITPASDILHQLSHYRNYGVKTFQAEDEIAGVGAAIGASFTGNLSVTASSGPGICLKGEAIGLAVISELPLVILNIQRAGPSTGMPTKTEQADFFLSMYGRNGESPVPILTPATPGDCFFIAYEACRIALKYMTPVFVLSDAFLANGSEPWIIPQLSALPKIEVSFAEAGIGQYQPYERDEKSLARQWAVPGTVGLEHRIGGLEREHITGNVSYDPDNHDLMVKLRAQKVAGITREIPPTEIYGDSTGNLLVLGWGSTFGAIRTAVMSLRDDGKSVSQAHLKWLNPLPADLGEILLKFQKVLIPEVNSGQLIKLIRSEFLIDAEGLNIVSGEPYRKSQIIEKVEEIL
- the sufC gene encoding Fe-S cluster assembly ATPase SufC → MLEIKNLHVAVEDKPILKGIDLVVNTGELHAIMGPNGSGKSTLAHVIAGQKIYEVLDGEILYNGNNLLEMDVEERALEGVFMSYQYPAVIPGVNLAYFMKAAVNAIRKHRGEPEMDAVDFLSFIKEKLAQVKMDESYLKRAVNDGFSGGEKKRNEILQMLVLDPTLAVLDETDSGLDIDAIRIVADGVNKFRREDRAVVVITHYQRILQYMDPDKIHVLMDGRIIRSGGKNLAHELEEKGYGWLEETVVA
- a CDS encoding S58 family peptidase, which encodes MKYLKLGTMAIVLSIILQVLSANDKPRARDLGVPFDGKPGKMNAITDVEGVKVGHSTIIKGNGKLKVGKGPVRTGVTAVLPRGDKSYSDPVFAGWYSLNGNGEMTGTTWVEESGFLEGPVMITNTHSVGIVRDAVISWRVNKGGADASGYWWSLPVVAETYDGFLNDINGFHVKEEHAHQALSRASTGSVEEGGVGGGTGMICHSFKGGIGTSSRIIEVAGETYTLGALVQANYGAREDLMVSGVPVGKEITDLQRVRNRDSQDGDGSIIVIVATDAPLVAHQCKRLARRIPLGIARVGTVAHNGSGDIFITFSTANPGAAYAEGTVSVNMVPNGKMNPLFKATVQATEEAIINALVAAEDMVGVNGNTVYALPHDRLRTILKKYNRLSE
- the selD gene encoding selenide, water dikinase SelD, coding for MAQVLSQLPPVEDKNVVVDFSGSDDAAVVRIDGDRALVQTLDFFTPIVDDPFSFGQIAAANSLSDIYAMGATPLFALNIVAFPIDDLPMEVLGEILKGGASKAKEAGISILGGHSIDDKEPKYGLVVTGEASANKIVRNNSAKPGDAIVLTKPLGTGIITTAIKHGEAAESLIQEATALMTTLNSLAAELMLKYGASAATDVTGFGLLGHLLEICEVSDVSAKVKFDQLPFIDGTAALAEKGVVPKGTERNLDHASQQIEFRESLQEHEQLMAADAQTSGGLLIAMPEENASSFISEFNSKSPYAACKIGIFCPSGGEKRISLL
- a CDS encoding methyltransferase domain-containing protein; translation: MYLPSKRFNEKLSDDQAYVNSAVKQVDSLRNYCTLNKDTRILDFGCGQGRFANGLILKFPDFGNYCGIDTNVKAIKWCNR
- a CDS encoding 2-oxoacid:ferredoxin oxidoreductase subunit beta, which gives rise to MTDTSAATPLTKKDFVSDQDVRWCPGCGDYSILAQTQKTMPDLGVPKEKFVFVAGIGCSSRFPYYMNAFGFHTIHGRAPAIATGIKIANPDLSVWVITGDGDALSIGGNHLIHVLRRNVDINIVMFNNQIYGLTKGQYSPTSEIGKKTKSSPFGSLDRPFNPPSVALGAQSTFVARTIDSHTQHLQEMLKRVHEHKGTSFLEVYQNCHIFNDGAFAHVTDREVKDDNVLELKHGEPMIFGKEKDKGIRLNDFNPEMVKIGTGISADDLLVHDENSRNLAGLLANFTEDDSLPTPLGVIYSEDQPRYEELMIEQIEEAKKKLGEGDLQKLLAGTDTWEVA